A section of the Nitrososphaerota archaeon genome encodes:
- a CDS encoding NAD-dependent epimerase/dehydratase family protein yields the protein MFGCSAALWKRIGIARIFHAYGPNIYLKEDRSQVIGSLIRKAIRYPEEDFVVWGDGTQRRAFLYIDDFLDGLFRLDEYVEAKGNLTVNLGSTEETTVKALAEKVIGISGKRITPKYDTTKPVGVLRRLPDLSRAEKVLGWRPKTKLADGLAKTYEWAERSIASWS from the coding sequence ATGTTTGGATGCTCTGCCGCGCTCTGGAAGAGGATCGGCATCGCGAGGATCTTCCACGCCTACGGCCCCAACATCTACCTGAAGGAGGACAGGAGCCAGGTCATCGGCTCCCTCATCAGGAAGGCCATCAGGTACCCCGAGGAAGACTTCGTCGTCTGGGGGGACGGGACCCAGCGGAGGGCCTTCCTCTACATCGACGACTTCCTTGACGGCCTGTTCAGGCTGGACGAATACGTCGAGGCCAAGGGGAACCTCACCGTCAACCTCGGCTCCACCGAGGAGACGACGGTCAAGGCACTCGCGGAAAAGGTCATCGGCATCTCTGGCAAGCGGATCACCCCAAAGTACGACACGACCAAGCCGGTTGGGGTCCTCCGCAGGCTACCAGACCTCAGCCGGGCTGAGAAGGTACTCGGCTGGAGACCCAAGACGAAGCTGGCCGACGGGCTGGCGAAGACGTACGAGTGGGCTGAGCGCAGTATAGCGTCTTGGTCATGA